In Pedobacter heparinus DSM 2366, the following are encoded in one genomic region:
- a CDS encoding peptidoglycan-binding protein, which yields MVRYSSRDLSSLRSVEMTGKRNDVLCIARAEIGVRELRGNNDGKRVAEYLAYTGIKVPAPWCASYVSFVFGKAGYAQPRTAWSPAMFPISRIVKEPKPADVFGIWFPSLKRIAHVGLVEKVKDNWIYSIEGNSSPDGSREGTGVYQRLRHKRTINAYADWIINN from the coding sequence TTGGTTAGGTATAGTTCAAGAGATCTCTCGTCGCTGCGCTCTGTCGAGATGACGGGAAAGCGCAATGACGTGTTGTGTATTGCACGGGCAGAGATAGGAGTAAGAGAGCTGAGGGGTAATAATGATGGTAAGCGGGTTGCTGAATATCTGGCCTATACAGGGATTAAAGTGCCAGCTCCATGGTGTGCCAGTTATGTTTCTTTTGTTTTTGGGAAAGCTGGTTATGCCCAGCCCAGGACGGCCTGGTCGCCTGCAATGTTTCCGATATCAAGGATTGTAAAGGAGCCCAAGCCTGCGGATGTATTTGGGATATGGTTTCCGAGCCTGAAAAGGATTGCGCATGTAGGCTTGGTGGAAAAGGTTAAGGATAACTGGATTTACAGCATTGAGGGAAATTCATCGCCGGATGGGAGCAGGGAAGGTACGGGGGTGTATCAAAGATTAAGGCATAAGCGAACGATTAACGCGTATGCAGATTGGATAATTAACAATTAA
- a CDS encoding DUF6266 family protein, producing MARYKNGINGAISGKIGNVVGATCRGIAYLRSLPETTKGPTQKQINQRLKFALVMGWLKPLLNIINIGYQILTGDKTPMNRAVSYHLREAVTGDAPDYGLDFKKAIFSRGELLASWILEVLCLVNAVLRIKWGNGPASVFSNDSDKASFIIYNPAKEAFVTFTNAAARADRHAVLQLPEDFAGDVVHAWQHFVNVEGNAVSTSVYLGALMV from the coding sequence ATGGCAAGATATAAAAATGGAATAAACGGAGCGATATCCGGAAAAATTGGCAATGTGGTTGGTGCCACATGCCGGGGCATAGCTTATTTAAGAAGCTTGCCTGAAACCACTAAAGGGCCTACTCAAAAACAGATCAACCAGCGCTTAAAGTTTGCACTGGTAATGGGTTGGTTAAAGCCCCTGCTAAACATCATCAATATAGGGTACCAGATATTAACGGGAGATAAGACGCCTATGAACCGCGCAGTATCTTATCACCTGAGGGAAGCTGTAACAGGAGATGCACCCGATTATGGTTTAGATTTTAAGAAAGCGATATTTAGCAGGGGCGAATTGCTGGCATCCTGGATACTGGAAGTTTTGTGTCTGGTAAATGCAGTATTGCGCATTAAATGGGGCAATGGCCCGGCATCTGTATTTAGCAATGACAGTGATAAGGCCAGCTTTATCATTTACAACCCGGCAAAAGAAGCCTTTGTTACTTTTACAAATGCAGCAGCGCGGGCGGATAGACATGCGGTTTTACAGCTGCCGGAAGATTTTGCAGGTGATGTTGTACATGCCTGGCAGCACTTTGTAAATGTTGAAGGCAATGCCGTAAGTACAAGTGTTTATTTGGGTGCATTGATGGTATGA
- a CDS encoding DUF6266 family protein, whose product MGKYKKGILGPFRGKVGTVIGAIWRGIHYLRSLPDVGEDNPTAAQLNVRAKMALVSLFLKRIKALINVGYQKFNNGITPLNAATSYHLKYAITGTSSLNYALDFEKVVFSAGDLLAPKGAEVNITLAAKLDFAWVNDAEPDSTNGTDKATLLVYNPTKDKLVTLVAAAPRSAEAYVLSVPGDFSGDGVHAWISFVSADGKQVSDSVYVGEFIVL is encoded by the coding sequence ATGGGAAAATACAAAAAGGGCATCCTCGGCCCGTTTCGAGGAAAGGTGGGAACGGTAATTGGCGCAATTTGGCGCGGGATTCACTATTTACGGAGTTTGCCTGATGTTGGTGAAGATAACCCGACAGCGGCACAGTTAAATGTACGGGCCAAAATGGCACTGGTATCGTTGTTCTTAAAGCGGATTAAAGCTTTGATCAATGTAGGCTACCAGAAATTCAACAACGGGATCACGCCGTTGAACGCCGCTACTTCTTATCACCTGAAGTATGCCATTACTGGTACGAGCAGCTTGAATTACGCGCTTGATTTTGAGAAGGTAGTGTTTAGTGCAGGTGATTTGCTTGCGCCAAAAGGAGCTGAAGTAAACATTACCCTTGCCGCTAAGCTTGACTTTGCCTGGGTTAATGATGCTGAGCCTGACAGTACCAATGGTACGGATAAGGCAACTTTGCTGGTTTATAACCCAACCAAAGACAAACTGGTTACACTGGTTGCTGCCGCGCCAAGATCGGCAGAGGCTTATGTATTGTCGGTACCGGGCGACTTTTCTGGTGATGGGGTACATGCATGGATATCTTTTGTAAGTGCGGATGGTAAGCAGGTGAGTGATAGTGTGTATGTAGGGGAGTTTATTGTGCTTTAA